The Streptomyces sp. TLI_105 DNA segment CGTCCGCACGTTGACCGAGTGGAGGACGGCGGCGGCGGAGATCGCCGCCCAGTAGCCGTGCCCGAGGCCCAGGAGGAAGGCCGCCCCGCCCGCGAGACCGGTGCCGAGGACCATCCGCAGGGCCGGCACGAGGAGGACCGCCGCGCGACCGTGGGCCGGTCCCGTCACCAGGGCGGCGGCGCGGAGTTCGGTGGCACGCAGGGTGGTCGGATCGACCGGCACCGGACCCGGTCTCGGTCCCGGTCCGGGGCTGGGGCCGGGCCGGGCGGGCATGCCGGCCTGGGCGATCAGGACGGGGAGCGTCAGCTCGGGCAGGAGCCGCGGGGCCCGCCGGCGGCTGACGAGCACCTTGCCCTGGCGGCGCAGGGCGCGGGCCAGACCGGCCGGGTCGTTCGGCGGGCGACGGGCGGACCCGACGAGCAGCGACCAGGACAGATCGGCGAGGCGCACGCAGGTGTCGCCCCGGCCGTGCCACTCGGCGCCCGACGGAGGCAGGACGCCGAGCGTGCGGTACGCCTGGAGGACGGCGGCGGTCGCCCGGTGCCGTACGGGCCCGGTCGCGCCGCCCGTCTCCCACAGGTCCGCGAGCTCGCGGAGGGCGGCGGCGACGGCGAGCCGCTGCGGACGGTCCGGGTGCACGAGGAGGCCCGCCACGGCGAGCGCCCAGGCGACGGCCGCTCCGCACGCGGCCAGGCCGGCCCGGGGCAGGACGTCGGCGGGGGACGAGGCGCCGTTGGCGGCGACCGCGAAGGAGAACAGCAGCAGCACCGCGCCGAGACCGCTCAGCCGGGCCGCGTCGCAGGCGAACTTCGCGAGACCGGCGACCAGGGCCGTGGCCGCGACCGTCACCGCGGCGCCCGCTCCCCCGTCCCGGGGCTGGGCCCAGGCCGCGAGCGCCGCGCCGCAGCCGACGCACGCGGTCATCGCCACGGCGACGACGGCGAGCACCCGGGCGCGGCGCGCGTAGGGCAGGTTGCGGCCGAAGGTGGTGGTGAAGGACCCCAGCATCGCGTAGACCGCCTGGTCGGCCCGTCCCGCCAGCGCCATCGGCAGCGCGGGCAGCGCCATGGCGAGCGCGGCGCGCAGGGCGAAGGACAGGGCGCCGTCCACGCTCTGCAGGGCGAGCGCGCCCCTCGGGGAGAGCGCGCGCCCCAGACGGGCGGCGGCGCGCCTCGGTCCGCCCGACGGGCGCCGGCGACAGGAATTCATGACCCGATCACCCTCGGCGAATTCCCTTCGCAAGTCAAAGAGGCATTTCCGATGACGTCATCCGCATCGCTTGTCCGAGCCGGTCCGAGCTGGTCAGAACTGGTCCGCGGTAAGAAAAGGCGAGCGATAGGCCGCACCTATCAGCTCATCGAAAACTTCTCTTTGACTTCGCTCCGGAACGGGTCGAATCTGCTCTGCGGCGAGAATCCGGTATGCGCGAGGAAATGAGGCGGACCAGAGCATGAGCGGCATCGAGGACCCGGTCGACGACCTGAAGGTCACCCCGCCGAAGACCTGGGCGACGGGGCTGCCCGCCGTGACGCACGCGCTGGAGTACTCCCTGAGCCAGACGTCCCCGCGGCGCACCGCGCTGACGCTGCTGAACATCAACCAGCCGAAGGGCATCGACTGCCCGGGCTGCGCCTGGCCGGAGCCGGCGCCGGGCGAGCGGCACCGGAACGAGTACTGCGAGAACGGCGCCAAGCACATCAACGACGAGGCCACCTCACGGCGCGTCACGAGGGACTTCTTCCGCGAGCACTCGATCGCGGAGCTCGACGGCATGTCCGACTACTGGCTGAACCAGCAGGGCCGGCTCACGGAGCCGATGGTGAAGCGGCCCGGCGCGACGCACTACGAGCCGATCGGCTGGGACGAGGCGCTCGGTCTGCTCGCCGACGAGCTCAAGGCGCTCGACTCCCCCGACGAGGCCCTCTTCTACGTCTCCGGCCGGCTGAACAACGAGGCCGCCTTCCTCCTCCAGCTCTTCGCGCGCGCGTACGGCACGAACAACCTGCCGGACTGCTCCAACATGTGCCACGAGTCGAGCGGTTCCGCGCTGTCTCAGACGCTGGGCATCGGCAAGGGCAGCGTCTCCCTGGACGACATCCACCACTCCGACCTGGTCTTCGTCGTGGGGCAGAACCCGGGCACCAACCACCCCCGGATGCTGTCGGCCCTGGAGGAGACCAAGCGCAACGGCGGGCAGGTCGTGGCCGTGAACACGCTGCCCGAGGCGGGGCTCATGCGCTTCAAGCACCCGCAGAAGGCGCGCGGGATCATCGGCCGCGGCACCCCGATCGCCGACCAGTTCCTGCACATCCGCGCCGGCGGCGACCTCGCCCTCTTCCAGGCCCTGAACCGGCTGCTCCTGGAGGCCGAGGACGCCGCTCCGGGCACCGTCCTCGACCGCGGCTTCATCGAGCGGAACACGACCGGTTTCGCCGACTTCGCCGAGCACGCGCGGCAGGTCTCCTGGGAGGACGTCCTGAGGGCGACCGGGCTGTCCCGGGAGGAGATCCAGGAGGTCTTCGAGCGGGTCCTGCGCAGCGAGCGGATCATCGTGTGCTGGGCGATGGGCCTCACCCAGCACAAGCACGGCGTCCCCACGATCCGCGAGGTCGTCAACTTCCTCCTCGCGCGCGGCAACATCGGCGGGCCCGGGGCCGGGGTGTGCCCGGTGCGCGGCCACAGCAACGTGCAGGGCGACCGCACGATGGGCGTGTGGGAGCGGATGCCGCAGGGCTTCCTCGACGCCCTGGGGCGGGAGTTCGGCTTCACGCCGTCCGCCCGTCACGGTCTGGACGCGGTGAACGGCATCCGCGCCATGCACGAGGGGCGCGCGAAGGCCTTCCTGGGCGTCGCCGGCAATTTCGTCCGGGCCACCCCCGACAGCGCGGTCACGGAGGAGGCGATGCGGCGGTGCCGGCTCACCGCGCACGTCTCCACCAAGCTCAACCGCTCCCACACCGTCTGCGGCGAGACCGCCCTCATCCTGCCCACGCTGGGCCGCAGCGACCGGGATGTGCAGGGCGGTGTCGAACAGTTCGTCACCGTCGAGGACTCCATGAGCGACGTCCACGCCTCCCGGGGCAAGCTGCCGCCCGCCTCCCCCGACCTGCTCAGCGAGGTCGCGATCGTCGCGCGTCTCGCCCGTCGGACCCTCGGTGACGAACCGGACGTCCCCTGGGAGGAGTTCGAGCGCGACTACGGCACCGTCCGGGACCGGATCTCCCGGGTCGTGCCCGGCTTCGAGGACTTCGACGCGC contains these protein-coding regions:
- a CDS encoding FUSC family protein, encoding MNSCRRRPSGGPRRAAARLGRALSPRGALALQSVDGALSFALRAALAMALPALPMALAGRADQAVYAMLGSFTTTFGRNLPYARRARVLAVVAVAMTACVGCGAALAAWAQPRDGGAGAAVTVAATALVAGLAKFACDAARLSGLGAVLLLFSFAVAANGASSPADVLPRAGLAACGAAVAWALAVAGLLVHPDRPQRLAVAAALRELADLWETGGATGPVRHRATAAVLQAYRTLGVLPPSGAEWHGRGDTCVRLADLSWSLLVGSARRPPNDPAGLARALRRQGKVLVSRRRAPRLLPELTLPVLIAQAGMPARPGPSPGPGPRPGPVPVDPTTLRATELRAAALVTGPAHGRAAVLLVPALRMVLGTGLAGGAAFLLGLGHGYWAAISAAAVLHSVNVRTAAQRAVQRTLGTIAGLLLALGVLALGPGPVVLVLVIVLFEFLLEYVVARNYGLGVVFLTPLALLLTDLAAPAPAGALVQDRALSSVLGVGVALGCALIVVHDRAAVRAERALAACTAASERAERALREGAVRSFPLVQTRLAAAAVELREADDAAAGELWPAEIDPTELAAAERRAYLLLDRLVRQG